A stretch of Thermococcus sp. DNA encodes these proteins:
- a CDS encoding M20/M25/M40 family metallo-hydrolase: MKTERAKEILLQLLKIPSPSGQEDRIMLHIMEFLHKLDYDVHIESDGQIIDLVVNPDADLFYEVHVDTIGVRAEPFVRGNIVYGTGASDIKGGAAAILLMLENLRREGKDLNVGIVFVSDEEHGGHGSALFMERYKPKMAVVLEPTDLEVHIAHAGNIEAYFEVDGKEAHGACPESGINAIDQTFKMLDEFKKLEPFNAKGKYFDAHIGLQELVCENPYYLIPALCKGRVEARLLPDQEVEDILDLMEPIFEEYTIRYEYTEIWDGYELEPDEEIVQLAKKAMEVTDIDEFGGMRSWTDAINFMYNGTRTIVFGPGNLDISHTKNEHIDVRDVVTASEFLKALNEIYGKGE; the protein is encoded by the coding sequence ATGAAGACCGAACGCGCGAAGGAGATACTCCTTCAGCTCTTGAAGATACCCTCCCCTTCCGGCCAGGAAGACCGGATAATGCTTCACATCATGGAGTTTCTCCACAAGCTGGACTACGATGTCCACATCGAGAGCGACGGCCAGATAATAGACCTGGTCGTCAATCCGGATGCGGATCTTTTCTATGAGGTTCACGTCGACACTATAGGAGTGAGGGCCGAGCCCTTCGTGAGGGGGAACATAGTCTACGGAACGGGTGCGAGCGACATTAAGGGAGGGGCTGCCGCCATACTCCTTATGCTTGAGAACCTGCGCAGGGAGGGAAAAGACCTCAACGTCGGTATAGTCTTTGTCAGCGACGAGGAGCACGGCGGACACGGCAGCGCCCTCTTCATGGAGCGCTACAAGCCCAAGATGGCCGTTGTTCTGGAGCCAACAGATTTGGAAGTCCACATCGCCCACGCCGGCAACATCGAGGCCTATTTCGAGGTTGACGGCAAAGAGGCCCACGGTGCCTGTCCCGAGAGCGGAATAAACGCGATAGACCAGACGTTCAAGATGCTGGATGAGTTCAAAAAGCTCGAACCCTTCAACGCTAAAGGCAAGTACTTCGACGCCCACATCGGCCTTCAGGAGCTGGTCTGTGAAAACCCATACTACCTAATCCCGGCACTCTGCAAGGGGCGTGTGGAGGCCAGGCTCCTGCCTGACCAGGAGGTTGAGGACATACTTGACCTCATGGAGCCGATATTTGAGGAGTACACCATCAGGTATGAATACACGGAAATATGGGACGGCTACGAGCTTGAACCCGACGAGGAGATTGTCCAGCTTGCCAAAAAGGCGATGGAGGTCACGGATATAGACGAGTTCGGCGGGATGAGGAGCTGGACTGATGCCATAAACTTCATGTACAACGGCACCAGAACCATAGTCTTCGGACCCGGCAACCTCGACATCTCGCACACGAAAAACGAACACATCGATGTCAGGGACGTTGTTACCGCGAGCGAGTTTCTAAAGGCCCTCAACGAGATTTATGGGAAGGGTGAGTGA
- a CDS encoding DEAD/DEAH box helicase: MHPLLRKAIRERFGRLNEVQTGAFREVSSGKSVLIIAPTGSGKTEAAVLPVFNEILENDLKPISALYIAPLKALNRDLLERLEWWGKKLGISVEVRHGDTSAYRKAKQTKNPPQMLIITPETLGVILTVKSLRRHLENVRFVIVDEIAELVDNKRGAQLLLGLERLAEIADFRRIGMTATVGNEDEVREWLKADVTVKPSWRKSYRFHVLYPAPGEKDMELARELSLSPEIAARLRLLWEIVEKHGRALIFTNTRQFAEILAHRLKAWGKPVGVHHGSLSREARVRAERALKEGKIRALICTSSMELGIDIGDVDVVIQYMSPRQVNRLVQRVGRAKHRIGEVSEGYVITSNVEDYLQSLVIARHALEGRFEAVEPIGGLDVLAHFIVGLLIEYKRLPRERPYEIARRAYVYRELSWEDYLDVLRVLEEARLIGYDDEKNLLYLRRGAFQYYYENLSTIPDEVSWRVFDAGGGHIIGRLDERFVMDLEEGMDFVMNGRSWIVLEIDDEARLLKVRESRSLESAIPSWEGEMIPVPFGVAIDVGRLKRELAFDFEKAKGLLEGVVFREDELRRAFEEIKNEPFSTDRDIVVESTPKALVIHADFGNRANEAIGRLVHSFLILRYGRVFSVRAQAHAVVFKTPFQLNPEEVKGYIYQEPDSLGFIVSRALRDSHAYRWRMLNVAKRFGALRRDAKIRRVERLFEGTVIERETLNELYHDKVDVRKGELVLEMLRRGTMRVKTALRSEPSSLARLNMTVTGEFLLSGVLERDEILELFRNRLLEHEVVLVCTNCGWHSKTRVSRLRRIEDRECPRCGSKMLAVAHPIDAEEFLPVLEKVRHGKPLERKEERTYRKLLKAADLVDSYGFEAVLALASYGTGPDTAARILSQYKGEALLVALMERERQFIRTRRFWVERKKGEEENSAGKSTS; the protein is encoded by the coding sequence ATGCACCCTCTACTGAGAAAGGCCATCAGGGAGCGCTTCGGGAGGCTCAACGAGGTCCAGACGGGCGCGTTCCGCGAGGTTAGTTCGGGAAAGAGCGTCCTCATAATCGCCCCAACCGGCTCTGGAAAGACGGAAGCGGCCGTTCTGCCAGTCTTCAACGAAATCCTTGAGAACGATCTTAAACCCATTTCCGCCCTCTATATCGCCCCGCTCAAGGCCCTTAACAGGGATCTGCTTGAGAGACTGGAGTGGTGGGGTAAAAAACTTGGAATAAGCGTCGAGGTCAGGCACGGAGACACCTCGGCATACAGGAAGGCTAAACAGACGAAGAACCCACCCCAGATGCTCATAATAACCCCGGAAACCCTCGGCGTGATTTTGACGGTTAAATCACTCAGAAGGCACCTCGAAAACGTGAGGTTTGTCATCGTCGATGAGATAGCCGAGCTGGTGGACAACAAGCGCGGGGCGCAGCTTCTCCTTGGCCTTGAACGTTTGGCCGAGATCGCGGACTTCAGGAGGATAGGCATGACCGCTACCGTCGGCAACGAGGATGAAGTGCGGGAGTGGCTGAAGGCCGACGTCACAGTGAAGCCCAGCTGGAGGAAGAGCTACCGCTTCCACGTCCTCTACCCAGCGCCCGGCGAGAAGGACATGGAGCTGGCCAGAGAGCTGAGCCTCTCCCCCGAGATAGCGGCTCGCTTAAGGCTCCTCTGGGAGATAGTTGAAAAGCATGGAAGAGCCCTCATATTCACGAACACGAGACAGTTTGCCGAGATTCTGGCGCACAGGCTGAAGGCCTGGGGCAAGCCGGTCGGGGTCCACCACGGCTCGCTTTCAAGGGAGGCGCGCGTTAGAGCGGAGAGGGCCCTCAAGGAGGGCAAAATCAGGGCTCTAATCTGCACGTCCTCGATGGAGCTGGGCATAGACATAGGCGACGTCGACGTTGTGATTCAGTATATGAGCCCGAGGCAGGTGAACAGGCTCGTCCAGCGCGTTGGTCGGGCCAAGCACCGGATAGGAGAGGTGAGCGAGGGCTACGTCATAACTTCCAACGTCGAGGACTACCTCCAGAGCCTCGTGATAGCGAGACACGCCCTTGAGGGACGTTTCGAGGCGGTTGAACCCATCGGCGGCCTCGATGTTCTTGCGCACTTCATAGTCGGCCTGCTCATTGAGTACAAGAGACTGCCGCGCGAGAGGCCCTACGAGATAGCGAGGAGGGCCTACGTTTACAGAGAGCTGAGCTGGGAGGACTACCTCGACGTTCTTCGTGTCCTTGAAGAGGCCAGGTTAATCGGCTACGACGATGAGAAAAACCTCCTCTACCTGCGGAGGGGGGCGTTCCAGTACTACTACGAGAACCTCTCGACGATTCCGGACGAGGTTTCTTGGAGGGTCTTCGATGCCGGAGGCGGGCACATCATCGGGAGGCTTGACGAGAGGTTCGTGATGGATCTTGAGGAGGGCATGGACTTCGTGATGAACGGGCGGAGCTGGATAGTGCTTGAAATTGATGACGAGGCGAGACTCTTGAAGGTGCGTGAGAGCAGGAGCCTTGAGAGTGCCATTCCAAGCTGGGAGGGCGAGATGATTCCTGTCCCCTTCGGTGTTGCCATCGACGTCGGCAGGCTGAAGAGGGAGCTGGCCTTTGACTTCGAGAAGGCCAAGGGGCTTTTGGAGGGGGTCGTGTTCAGGGAGGATGAGCTGAGAAGAGCCTTCGAGGAGATAAAGAACGAGCCGTTCTCGACCGACAGGGACATTGTCGTCGAGAGCACGCCCAAGGCGCTCGTTATACACGCCGACTTTGGCAACAGGGCCAACGAAGCCATTGGAAGGCTTGTGCATTCGTTTTTAATCCTCCGTTACGGCAGGGTGTTCTCGGTCAGGGCGCAGGCGCATGCCGTTGTGTTTAAAACACCGTTCCAGCTGAACCCGGAGGAGGTAAAGGGCTACATCTACCAGGAGCCTGATAGCCTTGGGTTCATAGTCTCCCGCGCTCTGAGGGATTCACACGCCTACCGCTGGCGCATGCTGAACGTGGCGAAGCGCTTCGGGGCTTTGAGGAGGGACGCGAAGATAAGGCGCGTTGAGAGGCTCTTTGAAGGGACTGTCATTGAAAGGGAAACCCTCAACGAGCTCTACCACGACAAGGTGGACGTTCGCAAGGGGGAGCTGGTGCTGGAGATGCTCAGGAGGGGCACGATGAGGGTGAAGACTGCCCTTAGGAGTGAACCATCGTCGCTGGCAAGGCTCAACATGACGGTAACAGGCGAATTTCTGCTCTCCGGCGTCCTGGAGAGGGACGAGATACTGGAGCTGTTCAGGAACAGGCTTCTGGAGCACGAGGTCGTTTTAGTTTGTACAAACTGCGGCTGGCACTCGAAGACAAGGGTTTCCCGCCTGAGGCGCATCGAGGATAGAGAGTGCCCGCGCTGCGGCTCAAAGATGCTGGCAGTAGCTCATCCAATTGATGCGGAAGAGTTCCTGCCGGTGCTTGAGAAGGTTCGCCACGGAAAGCCGCTGGAGAGAAAGGAGGAGAGAACCTACAGGAAGCTGCTCAAGGCCGCCGATCTGGTTGATTCCTACGGCTTCGAGGCTGTTTTGGCGCTGGCGAGCTACGGAACGGGGCCGGACACGGCCGCGAGGATTCTAAGCCAGTATAAGGGGGAAGCACTCCTGGTGGCGCTCATGGAGCGCGAGAGGCAGTTCATAAGGACGAGAAGGTTTTGGGTGGAGAGGAAGAAGGGCGAGGAAGAAAACTCCGCGGGTAAAAGCACATCATGA
- a CDS encoding ATP-binding protein, which translates to MLFGRIKKSKQEIFDRDYEFNQLIRALNDGVPLIVLTGIRRVGKTTLVKVLLNEVDLPGAYIDVRKLWGVHRTISPEVLKKEIVRGLASRKSYAPVMKLLKSLKGLRIAGVGVEFREMEYDLIDLLDDIESSEERTILVFDEAQYLRYSNYDYTALLASLNDGYENITVILTGSEVQILEEFLGFNDRHSPLYKREHEIIHLERFSRGESLLYLRRGFEELGMEVPERELESAVETLDGIVGWLREYGWMRYRGKDHTTAIGEVFQRAKRDIIDELSRYSPRYLRIVAAVAEGYRSWRAIKEYIERIEGREINKGTLYTEVKNLVRYGYLEKRGNEYRITDPVIEKALRS; encoded by the coding sequence ATGCTGTTTGGTAGGATCAAGAAATCAAAGCAGGAAATCTTCGATAGGGACTATGAGTTCAACCAGCTAATTAGAGCCCTAAATGACGGAGTCCCCCTGATCGTCCTCACCGGGATCAGAAGGGTTGGCAAAACCACGTTGGTAAAGGTTCTTCTCAACGAGGTCGATCTCCCCGGAGCCTACATCGATGTGAGAAAGCTGTGGGGTGTCCACAGGACCATATCCCCTGAAGTGCTCAAGAAGGAGATAGTTAGGGGGTTAGCCTCACGGAAAAGCTATGCGCCCGTGATGAAGCTCCTGAAGTCCTTAAAGGGCCTCAGGATAGCTGGGGTAGGGGTGGAGTTCAGGGAGATGGAATACGACCTGATAGACCTCTTGGATGACATAGAAAGCTCTGAGGAAAGGACGATCCTCGTCTTCGATGAGGCCCAGTACCTGAGGTATTCAAACTACGATTACACGGCTCTCCTTGCATCTCTAAATGACGGCTACGAGAACATAACCGTAATTTTAACGGGATCGGAAGTTCAGATACTCGAAGAATTCTTGGGGTTCAACGACAGGCACTCTCCCCTCTACAAAAGGGAGCACGAGATCATACACCTCGAGCGCTTCAGCAGGGGCGAAAGCCTTCTCTACCTGAGGAGAGGTTTTGAAGAGCTCGGGATGGAGGTTCCAGAGCGGGAGCTGGAAAGTGCAGTTGAGACACTTGACGGCATCGTTGGATGGCTTAGAGAATACGGGTGGATGAGGTACAGAGGGAAGGACCACACGACTGCAATTGGAGAGGTCTTCCAGAGGGCAAAAAGGGACATAATAGACGAGCTTTCGCGCTACTCACCAAGGTATCTCCGCATCGTGGCGGCCGTTGCTGAGGGCTACCGCTCATGGAGGGCAATAAAGGAATACATTGAGAGGATAGAGGGCAGGGAGATCAACAAGGGGACTCTCTACACTGAGGTAAAGAATCTCGTCCGCTATGGCTACTTGGAAAAGAGGGGAAACGAGTACCGGATAACAGACCCCGTCATAGAGAAGGCCCTCCGGTCCTGA